The sequence ACCAGCCCCACGGTCGCGGCCGTGCGACCGCTCGACGAGGCGCCCGCGCCCGGCCCGACCGCGAGCACTCCACCCGCGCCGCGCGAGCCGATCGCGACCCGCATCGCGCGTCAGATGCTGATCCTGCGCGACGCGCCCGATCACGACGCACCGATCCGCGGACGCATCCCGATCAGCGAGGCCTTCGAGATCTTCGCGTGGGTCGAGGGCCCCGAGTGCGGCGGCAAGGGCTGGGCCGACGTCGGCGAGCAGGCCTACGTGTGCACCGAGCCGACGCGCCGTGCCACCGACGCGACGCCGCGGATGTTGCCGGAGCTGCGTGACGGTGACCTCGCGCCGTTCTTCTACGCCAAGGTGAAGCAGGGCCAGGTCGCGCACCGCTGGTCGAACCTACGCGCGTGGCAGGAGGGTGAGCCGCACATCGATCTCCTCGAGCCCGAGCACGACTATGCCTTCGTGTCGCGCCGCCGCAGCAAGGGCGAGCTGGTGCTGATCGACGACCGCGATCGCGTGGTGCTCGAGCGCGAGGTCACCCGCTACCGCCCGAGCCGCTTCCAGGGTCGCGACCTCGTCGCCGAGCCCGTGCCCGACGGCGTCATGTTGGCGTGGACGGTGACATGGCCCGAGACCCCGGCGCAGCAGCGGCCCGAGGAGCTGGCGCCGCTGCACACCTCGCTCGACTACCAGGCCGAGACCCTGCTGACCCCGACGCCCGACCCCGAGTGGTTCGCGATCGAGGGCGGCGGCTTCGTCCACGACAAGCACGTCGGCCGCTTGATGCTGCTCGCCGCCCCGGCCGACATCGCCGATGACGAGCTGTGGATCGACGTCGAGCTCGAGGAGCAGGTGCTGACGGTGCTGCGCGGCGAGACGCCGCTGTTCGCGACCCTGGTGTCGACCGGCTTCAAGGGCCCGACCCCCAAGGGCCTGTTCCGCATCTGGATGAAGCAGGCGATCGGACAGATGCAATCGCGCCCCGACGCCGACGAGAGCTACAACGTCGAGGCGGTGCCCTTCGTGCAGTACTTCTCGGGCAACTTCGCCCTGCACGGCGCGTTCTGGCACTACCGCTTCGGGCATCGCATCAGCCACGGCTGCGTGAACCTCTCGCCCCGCGACGCGCGGCACGTCTACGAGATGACCGCCCCCCATGCGCGCGCCGGCTGGCTGCACGCGTTCGAGGGCGAGACCCACCGCGGTACCACGGTGCGCATCCGCAAGGGCACCGCGCCGGTCGAGGACAAGCGCGAGGCCGTGCGCCGCTTCGACGGCTGAGCGGCGCGAAGCGCTACCCAGGGCCCCGACTAGAACCGCACCGTCAGGCTCGCGCGGGTCGGACTACCGCGCAGCTCGATGCGGCCGCGACGGGTACCGATCACCACCAACGCGACGCCACTGCCGACCGCCGCGAGGCCCGTGACGAGCAGCGACGCGCCACCGGCCGCGGTGTTCCAGCGGAAGGCGCAGTTGCCGAAGCGATCGACGTTGGCGCCCGAGCAATCGCGCTTCACCGGATTCTCGTCGACCGCGAGCATCGCAATGCCACCGATCACGGCACCGGCACCCACGCCGAGCAGCGACCAGCCCGCGATGCGCATGCCCGCCGCGCGACGATCGTGACCGAGCTCGAGCCGCA is a genomic window of Deltaproteobacteria bacterium containing:
- a CDS encoding L,D-transpeptidase family protein; the encoded protein is MRRPLAALLFVACDAPPDATREASAVEYEASERVQQVEADPHDLGTSPTVAAVRPLDEAPAPGPTASTPPAPREPIATRIARQMLILRDAPDHDAPIRGRIPISEAFEIFAWVEGPECGGKGWADVGEQAYVCTEPTRRATDATPRMLPELRDGDLAPFFYAKVKQGQVAHRWSNLRAWQEGEPHIDLLEPEHDYAFVSRRRSKGELVLIDDRDRVVLEREVTRYRPSRFQGRDLVAEPVPDGVMLAWTVTWPETPAQQRPEELAPLHTSLDYQAETLLTPTPDPEWFAIEGGGFVHDKHVGRLMLLAAPADIADDELWIDVELEEQVLTVLRGETPLFATLVSTGFKGPTPKGLFRIWMKQAIGQMQSRPDADESYNVEAVPFVQYFSGNFALHGAFWHYRFGHRISHGCVNLSPRDARHVYEMTAPHARAGWLHAFEGETHRGTTVRIRKGTAPVEDKREAVRRFDG